One Nerophis lumbriciformis linkage group LG19, RoL_Nlum_v2.1, whole genome shotgun sequence DNA segment encodes these proteins:
- the ttc19 gene encoding tetratricopeptide repeat protein 19, mitochondrial isoform X2: MMVMVRSNDTLRTQRHPAYCGRVDCTDRSCDHSPSGHLEDATSSSLLRTCRFYRPDHSTSAFSLWLASDDEDAQVKEDEMILLLKKAKLSILRGQLEEASTFLHAAVAMAHHSNNHQAIVYAYSQMANLAYIQGQMDHAEKLFKAAMSFMLAGGMPQDDNAFIEMSLKLAAMYAEQNKAELAEHGFTFCLDTLEVKVQQLQETPEADRTGETSLLATVTKIDGMCEDEQEVLRKDTRLLLGLCLDSRARYRASTLHLKQAVADYEKALSICRQEQGESHPQTVVLMSDLATILDMQGRHDDALALIRQAVDLGRSSEHPELHVLVGNMAGILLHTGQLDEAVRFYGEALRLAQQAGDQNAVGHIKEGLSQVKKRKDE; this comes from the exons ATGATGGTGATGGTCCGTTCAAAT GACACCTTGAGGACACAACGTCATCCAGCCTACTGCGGACGTGTCG aTTGTACGGACCGGTCATGTGATCACAGCCCCTCAG GACACCTTGAGGACGCAACGTCATCCAGCCTGCTGCGGACGTGTCG aTTCTACAGACCGGATCACAGCACCTCAG CGTTTTCGTTGTGGTTGGCCTCGGATGATGAAGACGCTCAAGTGAAAGAAGACGAGATGATTCTGCTGCTGAAGAAGGCCAAG CTCAGCATCTTACGGGGTCAGCTGGAGGAGGCGTCGACATTTCTCCATGCTGCAGTCGCCATGGCTCACCACTCAAACAATCACCAGGCCATAGTGTACGCCTACAGCCAG ATGGCCAACTTGGCTTACATCCAAGGCCAGATGGACCAC GCTGAGAAACTCTTTAAGGCGGCCATGAGCTTCATGCTGGCAGGCGGGATGCCGCAG GACGACAACGCCTTTATTGAGATGTCCCTCAAACTCGCCGCCATGTACGCCGAGCAGAACAA GGCGGAGCTTGCGGAGCACGGCTTCACTTTCTGTTTGGACACTCTGGAGGTGAAGGTACAGCAGCTTCAGGAGACGCCAGAAGCTGATCGGACAGGTGAGACGAGTTTGTTGGCGACGGTAACGAAAATTGATGGAATGTGTGAAGACGAGCAGGAAGTACTAAGGAAGGACACCCGCCTGCTGCTCGGTCTGTGTTTGGACTCGCGTGCTCGGTACCGAGCGTCCACGTTGCACCTGAAGCAGGCTGTCGCCGACTACGAGAAGGCTCTGAGCATCTGCCGCCAGGAGCAGGGGGAGTCCCACCCCCAG ACCGTGGTCCTGATGAGCGACCTAGCCACCATCTTGGATATGCAGGGTCGCCATGACGATGCCCTAGCGCTGATCCGGCAGGCGGTGGATCTGGGTCGCTCCTCAGAACACCCGGAGCTACATGTTCTTGTAGGGAACATGGCTGGCATCCTGCTGCACACAG GTCAACTGGACGAGGCCGTCCGGTTCTACGGGGAGGCTTTGCGTCTGGCGCAGCAAGCTGGAGATCAGAATGCAGTGGGACACATCAAGGAGGGGCTGAGTCAAGTAAAGAAGAGGAAGGACGAGTGA
- the ttc19 gene encoding tetratricopeptide repeat protein 19, mitochondrial isoform X3: MAACVRGVSLRASRLLSTQLHRVVGLQTSSTGTPRQLTRKHLGGWAKVPWRGRRCVWAGAAFSLWLASDDEDAQVKEDEMILLLKKAKLSILRGQLEEASTFLHAAVAMAHHSNNHQAIVYAYSQMANLAYIQGQMDHAEKLFKAAMSFMLAGGMPQDDNAFIEMSLKLAAMYAEQNKAELAEHGFTFCLDTLEVKVQQLQETPEADRTDEQEVLRKDTRLLLGLCLDSRARYRASTLHLKQAVADYEKALSICRQEQGESHPQTVVLMSDLATILDMQGRHDDALALIRQAVDLGRSSEHPELHVLVGNMAGILLHTGQLDEAVRFYGEALRLAQQAGDQNAVGHIKEGLSQVKKRKDE; encoded by the exons ATGGCGGCGTGTGTACGCGGTGTCTCCCTGCGTGCCAGCAGGCTTTTATCCACCCAGCTGCACAG GGTTGTCGGGCTCCAGACGAGCAGTACTGGGACGCCCCGGCAGTTAACTAGAAAGCACCTTGGCGGCTGGGCGAAGGTGCCGTGGAGAGGAAGGAGATGCGTGTGGGCGGGAGCAG CGTTTTCGTTGTGGTTGGCCTCGGATGATGAAGACGCTCAAGTGAAAGAAGACGAGATGATTCTGCTGCTGAAGAAGGCCAAG CTCAGCATCTTACGGGGTCAGCTGGAGGAGGCGTCGACATTTCTCCATGCTGCAGTCGCCATGGCTCACCACTCAAACAATCACCAGGCCATAGTGTACGCCTACAGCCAG ATGGCCAACTTGGCTTACATCCAAGGCCAGATGGACCAC GCTGAGAAACTCTTTAAGGCGGCCATGAGCTTCATGCTGGCAGGCGGGATGCCGCAG GACGACAACGCCTTTATTGAGATGTCCCTCAAACTCGCCGCCATGTACGCCGAGCAGAACAA GGCGGAGCTTGCGGAGCACGGCTTCACTTTCTGTTTGGACACTCTGGAGGTGAAGGTACAGCAGCTTCAGGAGACGCCAGAAGCTGATCGGACAG ACGAGCAGGAAGTACTAAGGAAGGACACCCGCCTGCTGCTCGGTCTGTGTTTGGACTCGCGTGCTCGGTACCGAGCGTCCACGTTGCACCTGAAGCAGGCTGTCGCCGACTACGAGAAGGCTCTGAGCATCTGCCGCCAGGAGCAGGGGGAGTCCCACCCCCAG ACCGTGGTCCTGATGAGCGACCTAGCCACCATCTTGGATATGCAGGGTCGCCATGACGATGCCCTAGCGCTGATCCGGCAGGCGGTGGATCTGGGTCGCTCCTCAGAACACCCGGAGCTACATGTTCTTGTAGGGAACATGGCTGGCATCCTGCTGCACACAG GTCAACTGGACGAGGCCGTCCGGTTCTACGGGGAGGCTTTGCGTCTGGCGCAGCAAGCTGGAGATCAGAATGCAGTGGGACACATCAAGGAGGGGCTGAGTCAAGTAAAGAAGAGGAAGGACGAGTGA
- the ttc19 gene encoding tetratricopeptide repeat protein 19, mitochondrial isoform X1 — protein sequence MAACVRGVSLRASRLLSTQLHRVVGLQTSSTGTPRQLTRKHLGGWAKVPWRGRRCVWAGAAFSLWLASDDEDAQVKEDEMILLLKKAKLSILRGQLEEASTFLHAAVAMAHHSNNHQAIVYAYSQMANLAYIQGQMDHAEKLFKAAMSFMLAGGMPQDDNAFIEMSLKLAAMYAEQNKAELAEHGFTFCLDTLEVKVQQLQETPEADRTGETSLLATVTKIDGMCEDEQEVLRKDTRLLLGLCLDSRARYRASTLHLKQAVADYEKALSICRQEQGESHPQTVVLMSDLATILDMQGRHDDALALIRQAVDLGRSSEHPELHVLVGNMAGILLHTGQLDEAVRFYGEALRLAQQAGDQNAVGHIKEGLSQVKKRKDE from the exons ATGGCGGCGTGTGTACGCGGTGTCTCCCTGCGTGCCAGCAGGCTTTTATCCACCCAGCTGCACAG GGTTGTCGGGCTCCAGACGAGCAGTACTGGGACGCCCCGGCAGTTAACTAGAAAGCACCTTGGCGGCTGGGCGAAGGTGCCGTGGAGAGGAAGGAGATGCGTGTGGGCGGGAGCAG CGTTTTCGTTGTGGTTGGCCTCGGATGATGAAGACGCTCAAGTGAAAGAAGACGAGATGATTCTGCTGCTGAAGAAGGCCAAG CTCAGCATCTTACGGGGTCAGCTGGAGGAGGCGTCGACATTTCTCCATGCTGCAGTCGCCATGGCTCACCACTCAAACAATCACCAGGCCATAGTGTACGCCTACAGCCAG ATGGCCAACTTGGCTTACATCCAAGGCCAGATGGACCAC GCTGAGAAACTCTTTAAGGCGGCCATGAGCTTCATGCTGGCAGGCGGGATGCCGCAG GACGACAACGCCTTTATTGAGATGTCCCTCAAACTCGCCGCCATGTACGCCGAGCAGAACAA GGCGGAGCTTGCGGAGCACGGCTTCACTTTCTGTTTGGACACTCTGGAGGTGAAGGTACAGCAGCTTCAGGAGACGCCAGAAGCTGATCGGACAGGTGAGACGAGTTTGTTGGCGACGGTAACGAAAATTGATGGAATGTGTGAAGACGAGCAGGAAGTACTAAGGAAGGACACCCGCCTGCTGCTCGGTCTGTGTTTGGACTCGCGTGCTCGGTACCGAGCGTCCACGTTGCACCTGAAGCAGGCTGTCGCCGACTACGAGAAGGCTCTGAGCATCTGCCGCCAGGAGCAGGGGGAGTCCCACCCCCAG ACCGTGGTCCTGATGAGCGACCTAGCCACCATCTTGGATATGCAGGGTCGCCATGACGATGCCCTAGCGCTGATCCGGCAGGCGGTGGATCTGGGTCGCTCCTCAGAACACCCGGAGCTACATGTTCTTGTAGGGAACATGGCTGGCATCCTGCTGCACACAG GTCAACTGGACGAGGCCGTCCGGTTCTACGGGGAGGCTTTGCGTCTGGCGCAGCAAGCTGGAGATCAGAATGCAGTGGGACACATCAAGGAGGGGCTGAGTCAAGTAAAGAAGAGGAAGGACGAGTGA